Part of the Gramella sp. Hel_I_59 genome, CAAAATTGATGCCTCTGGGACATTCGAATTTTAAAATAGACTTAAATGTTTCGGCCGCAGGCATAAAAAAAGTGGGCGGAGCCCACTTTTCTATATATAGAAACTAAGAATTATCCCTGTAGTGCCTTCTGTAATCTTTGTTGAAGTTCAGGATCTTTTTGTAGTGCCATCACCAATTGTTGGTAACGTTCCTTACTAAGATCACTTTCACCAATTAATTTCTCCATTCTCTGTTGAAACTGTGGTTGGATCTCTTCTAGTTCTGCAACAACGATCTTGTACTGTTTTGATTCAGCTTCAGTTGTTTCCACCTCTTTGTTTGGATCCATGTTCGCCTGATGAATTTCATTGAATCTTTGCAGATCCAGTTCCTGTTCCTGGACAACCTGAATCATCTCCTGTTGAGCTTCCTGGTTTACCATTCTCATCTTCTGAAAAACTTCAGCAAATTCAGTTAATTCAGAATCGGTTACCTCTATTTGTTGCTGTGGTAGTGGGGCAGTTTGAGCATTTACCGTTGCTGTTCCAAGTGCGAACATAATCGCAATTCCACCTAGTATCTTTTTCATAATCTTTTATTTTATATTTAAGCTGGTGAACTTACAGCATTCAGTAAAGCTCACCAATTCTTTAAGAAAGACGATCGAATACTTAAGAGA contains:
- a CDS encoding DUF4168 domain-containing protein, whose protein sequence is MKKILGGIAIMFALGTATVNAQTAPLPQQQIEVTDSELTEFAEVFQKMRMVNQEAQQEMIQVVQEQELDLQRFNEIHQANMDPNKEVETTEAESKQYKIVVAELEEIQPQFQQRMEKLIGESDLSKERYQQLVMALQKDPELQQRLQKALQG